Proteins encoded within one genomic window of Heptranchias perlo isolate sHepPer1 chromosome 35, sHepPer1.hap1, whole genome shotgun sequence:
- the LOC137302214 gene encoding probable G-protein coupled receptor 139, translating into MSLSFMIKLQILWALNDIQKIYYPILAAFGVPVNVVTIVILSRGKCGLSKCVTRYLVAMAAADLLVVIFDLILRQVPIVYWDEFIFLWYVGLCNIHAVLLYAVMDCCVWFTVTLTFDRFVAICCQKLKTKYCTEKTAAVVLGTVTVLSGLKNIFWYFLYKNEYWLSNSPWFCRVTPEVSRSLAWAAIELMHYIFTPFVPFLLIVLFNILTVRHIFVASRARRRIRGPSSGKSSSDPEMENRRKSIVVLFVISGNFILLWVVFMVCSILKRLDYLGYPVPLPTFVREIGFMLQLLSCCTNTFIYAVTQRKFREELRNGVKYPLAMMVKLIR; encoded by the exons ATGTCTCTGAGTTTTATGATCAAGCTCCAGATTCTATGGGCGCTTAATGACATACAAAAGATTTACTACCCCATCCTGGCTGCGTTCGGTGTCCCGG TTAAcgtggtgacgattgtgatcctgtctcgtggaaaatgcggtctctccaaatgtgtcactcgctacctggtggccatggcagcggcagatctactggtcgttatcttcGATCTGATATTAAGGCAGGTTCCTATTGTTTATTGGGACGAATTTATATTTCTGTGGTACGTTGgactgtgtaatatccacgccgtcctgctttatgcagtcaTGGATTGTTGTGTTTGGTTCACGGTCACTTtaacctttgatcgatttgtggccatttgttgccagaagctgaaaactaaatattgcaccgagaagacggcggctgtggttctcggaacagtgacCGTGCTGAGCGGCTTGAAGAACATTTTCTGGTATTTTCTGTATAAAAATGAGTATTGGCTTTCGAACAGTCCCTGGTTTTGCCGCGTGACACCCGAAGTATCTCGTTCGCTGGCCTGGGCGGCCATTGAATTAATGCATTATATTTTCACTCCATTTGTTCCATTTCTTTTGATTGTACTGTTCAATATATTGACGGTCAGACACATTttcgtggccagcagagcccgcaggagaatcCGGGGTCCGAGCAGTGGGAAGagttccagtgacccagagatggagaaccgaaggaaatcgatCGTTGTACTATTTGTTATATCTGGaaatttcatcctgttatgggtgGTGTTCATGGTGTGTTCTATATTGAAACGGTTGGATTATTTGGGATATCCTGTTCCCCTGCCCACATTTGTACGAGAAATCggcttcatgctccagctcctgagttgctgcacgaacacttttatttatgcagtgacccaaaGGAAATTCAGAGAAGAGTTGAGGAATGGAGTGAAATATCCCCTCGCAATGATGGTCAAATTAATTAGATGA